ACCATAGTTTTACACCTGCTGATGCAGCACCCAGGGTTTCTTTGGGAAAAACAATAAGCAATACGATAGTTGCTGTGACCAAGAATATTAATATGGTGGTTAATACATTTTCATATTTGTCTTTGTATCCCATTTTTATCCTCCCCATGCTATTGCTGTAGTATAAATATATACAGAAAGAGCTGGATTATGAATTAGAATATACACTAAAATTAGAGAAGGGGATCAGACAACAATAGGTGACGTCATCTGGTCGCGTCCCGCTTTTCTTTCTAGTGGATTTTTAAAGCCGAGGACGTATAAATCAGTAGCCCTTGCTTCGATCTCCAGCATGGATTTTATCAACGCAGGGTATTTAGCTGTATTCCTTACGTTGGTGATTATAGGCAACTGAGATCGTTCTTTTATAAGTTTTAAAAGATTTCTGCCCTTTTCATTAAATCCTAAAACCCTTATGTATTGAGGCCCTCCATTGGCGTTAAATATCTTTAAATCCTGTTCTTTGATGCCTATCATGGTATGTATCAATATCCTTTTTATTCTAGTCATTGTGTATCTTTTAGTTTTTACATGGCTTATAAGTTCGTTTAGATTTCCTGCTTCTCTGGAATACTTTATCAGCCTGTTTTCTAGCCCTTCGCTGACATCTTGGATTTCCATAAGTTCTCTTTTATTTACTTTTCTTAAAGTATAAAATATAGGCATTTCAAAGTCTTCTATAAATACAGGACCTTTTCCTTTATTAAATTCTTTTATTAGTTCCTCATAGCATATATCTGGCATAGTGCCATTGATTTTATGCATATTGCTGGCTTTTAATATATTCCTTATAGCCGTGGCGCTAGGTATATTATCTCTTATTACTACATCGTGGTATCCTGAAGAAATTCTTTTGATAGTGTACGGCTTTATCTTGCTATTTAATCTCATTAA
Above is a genomic segment from Caldanaerobius fijiensis DSM 17918 containing:
- a CDS encoding nucleotidyltransferase yields the protein MHVMGIIVEYNPFHNGHLYHLNKSKEVTDATHVIAVMSGNYIQRGEPALVDKWARAKMALSCGVDLVIELPFVYAVQSAEIFAYGAIKLLDSTNIVDSICFGSESGDIKALTKIAEILAYEPNSFKSSIKKYLKQGRSFPEARQIAIAEHLKASSNILATPNNILAIEYIKNLMRLNSKIKPYTIKRISSGYHDVVIRDNIPSATAIRNILKASNMHKINGTMPDICYEELIKEFNKGKGPVFIEDFEMPIFYTLRKVNKRELMEIQDVSEGLENRLIKYSREAGNLNELISHVKTKRYTMTRIKRILIHTMIGIKEQDLKIFNANGGPQYIRVLGFNEKGRNLLKLIKERSQLPIITNVRNTAKYPALIKSMLEIEARATDLYVLGFKNPLERKAGRDQMTSPIVV